The proteins below come from a single Parazoarcus communis genomic window:
- a CDS encoding methyltransferase domain-containing protein produces MSIRVAEMHSSLSGTDDRAPSVPVGPHPDAVFSADWLALRAGPDARARNAGLGTRARQWLLDRARSRESGAALHLLDLGCGSGANTAFLAGRLPGPQSWRLLDHDAALLTAAAARTTQLRDADGAALAVRTQCCDLRTLQPAHLAGADLVTASALIDLVDAGWLEQLALACAQAGCAVLITLSVDGRWRLLSGEDGAPAQEEVDVDDAFVRAAFNDHQRRDKGVGGALGPDAVAAFATALRAQGFEVALAPSPWRLRLADPDELALALALVQGWCDAAQAQCPAETPRITAWHRRRVERLQGACGVLEVGHADLFAQPGAEARPDASSQTRK; encoded by the coding sequence GTGAGCATCAGGGTGGCCGAGATGCATTCATCCCTCTCCGGTACCGACGATCGGGCGCCGAGTGTGCCGGTCGGCCCGCATCCGGACGCGGTGTTCAGTGCCGACTGGCTGGCCCTGCGCGCCGGGCCCGATGCAAGGGCACGCAACGCCGGGCTGGGTACGCGCGCACGGCAGTGGCTGCTCGACCGCGCCCGAAGTCGTGAGTCCGGTGCCGCCCTGCATCTGCTCGACCTTGGTTGCGGCAGCGGTGCCAACACCGCTTTTCTCGCCGGGCGCCTGCCGGGGCCGCAATCCTGGCGTCTGCTTGATCACGATGCAGCCTTGCTCACGGCCGCGGCGGCGCGCACGACGCAACTGCGCGATGCAGACGGGGCTGCGCTGGCAGTGCGCACGCAGTGCTGCGATCTGCGCACCTTGCAGCCTGCACATCTGGCGGGCGCCGATCTGGTCACGGCATCGGCGCTGATCGACCTGGTCGATGCAGGCTGGCTCGAGCAGCTTGCCTTGGCTTGCGCGCAGGCCGGGTGCGCGGTCCTGATCACGCTGAGTGTCGATGGTCGCTGGCGTCTCCTCAGCGGCGAGGATGGCGCGCCGGCGCAGGAAGAAGTGGATGTCGACGATGCCTTCGTGCGTGCGGCGTTCAATGACCACCAGCGTCGGGACAAGGGCGTGGGCGGCGCGCTCGGCCCCGATGCGGTGGCCGCGTTTGCCACGGCCTTGCGCGCGCAGGGGTTCGAGGTGGCCTTGGCCCCCAGCCCGTGGCGGCTGCGTCTCGCCGACCCGGACGAACTGGCGCTGGCGCTCGCGCTGGTCCAGGGTTGGTGCGATGCTGCGCAGGCCCAGTGTCCGGCCGAAACACCACGGATTACGGCCTGGCATCGGCGCAGGGTCGAACGCCTGCAAGGTGCGTGCGGGGTACTCGAGGTCGGACATGCGGACCTGTTCGCCCAGCCCGGTGCCGAGGCGCGACCTGATGCGTCGTCCCAGACACGCAAGTGA
- the nadC gene encoding carboxylating nicotinate-nucleotide diphosphorylase, translating into MLSEQLRVEIQRCVAASLAEDIGTGDLTARLVPAQTEARGRVITREDAVICGTAWFDAAFAALSPAATVKWHVKDGDRVEAGQELCEVVARARVLLTAERTALNFLQLLSGTATVTRSFVDAVAGTNASIVDTRKTLPGLRLAQKYAVAVGGGVNHRIGLYDGILIKENHIIAAGGIREVVEQARIIAPSNVFIEVEVESLDELRDALDAGVGMILLDNMSLEDMREAVAINAGRAELEASGGVNLQRVREIAETGVDRISIGSLTKDVRALDLSLRHIEA; encoded by the coding sequence ATGCTCTCCGAACAGCTTCGCGTCGAAATCCAGCGCTGTGTTGCCGCCTCGCTGGCGGAAGACATCGGCACCGGCGACCTTACTGCCCGTCTTGTCCCTGCCCAGACCGAGGCCCGCGGCCGCGTGATCACCCGGGAGGACGCCGTGATCTGCGGCACGGCCTGGTTCGATGCAGCCTTCGCCGCACTGAGCCCGGCGGCCACAGTCAAATGGCACGTCAAGGATGGCGACCGGGTGGAAGCTGGCCAGGAGCTGTGCGAAGTGGTAGCCCGCGCACGGGTGCTGCTTACCGCCGAACGCACCGCGCTTAACTTTCTGCAGTTGCTCTCTGGCACGGCAACGGTCACCCGCAGCTTTGTCGATGCCGTCGCCGGCACCAACGCCAGCATCGTCGATACCCGCAAGACCCTGCCCGGCCTGCGTCTGGCGCAGAAATACGCGGTCGCGGTCGGTGGCGGCGTCAATCACCGCATCGGCCTGTACGACGGCATCCTGATCAAGGAAAACCACATCATCGCCGCCGGCGGAATTCGCGAAGTCGTTGAACAGGCGCGCATCATCGCACCGTCGAACGTTTTCATCGAAGTGGAAGTCGAGAGCCTGGACGAACTGCGCGACGCGCTCGACGCCGGCGTCGGCATGATCCTGCTCGACAACATGAGCCTGGAAGACATGCGTGAAGCGGTCGCCATCAACGCAGGACGCGCCGAACTTGAAGCCTCCGGCGGGGTGAACCTGCAGCGCGTGCGTGAAATTGCCGAGACCGGCGTAGACCGCATCTCGATCGGAAGCCTGACCAAGGACGTGCGCGCCCTCGACCTGTCGCTGCGTCATATCGAGGCCTGA
- a CDS encoding NAD(P)H-hydrate dehydratase — protein sequence MFTSAQPIYPVSGIREIERKLIPSARPPLMERAGRAAAEDAVRLIMDRPGAILIACGPGNNGGDGFVMARQLRQAGREVIVAFANQPTTLPPEAAKAHADFILAGGSTVSDLPSAPANGWALVVDAIFGIGLKRPPEGRFATWINTLNAQRVPRMALDVPSGLDADTGRPLGPCFRATHTTTFIALKPGLLTLDGPDHCGEISVQRIEIDAPAWVPAMGFHIRSSLFRDRLSGRPRNTHKGLYGDAGVLGGATGMAGAALLAGRAALMLGAGRVFVGLLDPGAPTVDTNHPELMLRNAAALPDHLTALAAGPGLGTDADARQLLSAAIESDCPLLLDADALNIVSGDDKLAQTLSERDGITLLTPHPAEGARLLGITTQEVQHDRLAAALALARKYRSLVVLKGAGSIIATPDGRWFINNTGHPGMATAGMGDVLSGLALSLLAQGWPAEPALIASVHLHGAAADRLAREGVGPVGLTASEVIDAARGVFNGWMVEAARERH from the coding sequence ATGTTCACTTCTGCACAACCCATCTACCCTGTCTCCGGCATTCGCGAGATCGAGCGCAAGCTGATCCCGAGTGCCCGTCCGCCGCTCATGGAGCGAGCTGGCCGCGCCGCAGCGGAAGATGCTGTGCGCCTGATCATGGACCGCCCCGGCGCCATCCTGATTGCCTGCGGCCCGGGCAACAACGGCGGCGACGGCTTCGTGATGGCACGCCAGTTGCGACAAGCCGGACGCGAGGTGATCGTCGCCTTCGCCAACCAGCCGACCACCCTGCCGCCCGAAGCCGCCAAGGCGCACGCCGACTTCATCCTGGCCGGCGGCAGCACCGTCTCCGACCTTCCCTCGGCGCCCGCCAACGGTTGGGCACTGGTGGTCGATGCGATTTTCGGCATCGGTCTCAAGCGCCCGCCCGAGGGCCGCTTTGCGACGTGGATCAACACACTCAACGCACAACGTGTGCCGCGCATGGCGCTCGACGTGCCAAGCGGGCTCGACGCCGACACCGGTCGGCCGCTCGGCCCCTGTTTTCGCGCAACCCACACCACCACCTTCATCGCGCTCAAGCCCGGCCTGCTGACCCTGGACGGGCCCGACCACTGCGGGGAGATCTCGGTACAACGCATCGAGATCGACGCACCGGCCTGGGTGCCGGCCATGGGCTTCCATATTCGCAGCAGCCTGTTTCGCGACCGACTGTCCGGACGCCCGCGCAACACCCACAAGGGCCTGTACGGCGACGCCGGCGTTCTGGGTGGCGCCACCGGCATGGCCGGTGCTGCCTTGCTGGCCGGACGCGCCGCGCTCATGCTCGGTGCCGGGCGGGTATTCGTCGGCCTGCTCGACCCGGGCGCACCCACGGTAGACACCAACCATCCCGAACTGATGCTGCGCAACGCGGCCGCCCTGCCCGACCATCTCACTGCGCTCGCCGCCGGCCCCGGCTTGGGCACCGACGCCGATGCGCGGCAATTGCTGAGCGCAGCCATCGAATCCGACTGCCCCCTGCTGCTCGACGCCGATGCGCTCAATATCGTGTCCGGCGATGACAAGCTGGCCCAGACCCTCAGCGAGCGCGACGGCATCACCCTGCTGACGCCACACCCGGCAGAAGGCGCCCGCCTGCTCGGCATCACGACCCAGGAGGTCCAGCACGATCGACTCGCGGCCGCGCTTGCACTGGCCCGCAAGTACAGGTCGCTGGTCGTGCTCAAGGGCGCCGGCAGCATCATTGCCACCCCGGACGGGCGCTGGTTCATCAACAACACCGGGCATCCCGGCATGGCCACGGCGGGCATGGGCGACGTCCTCAGCGGGCTTGCCCTGAGTCTGCTGGCGCAGGGCTGGCCAGCCGAACCCGCGCTGATTGCGTCGGTACACCTCCACGGCGCAGCCGCCGACCGCCTGGCACGTGAAGGTGTCGGCCCGGTCGGACTGACCGCAAGCGAGGTCATCGACGCCGCACGAGGTGTCTTCAATGGATGGATGGTCGAAGCCGCGCGCGAACGCCACTGA
- a CDS encoding zf-HC2 domain-containing protein: MLTCKEATRLSSEALDRGLSLRERLSLRMHIMMCKGCTNFEEQMRQLRTMTRRYASGDTGAQDDTTPPARTD; encoded by the coding sequence ATGCTGACCTGCAAGGAAGCCACCCGGCTCAGTTCGGAAGCACTCGACCGCGGCCTCAGCCTGCGTGAGCGGCTGTCGCTGCGCATGCACATCATGATGTGCAAGGGCTGCACCAATTTCGAGGAGCAGATGCGGCAGTTGCGCACCATGACCCGGCGCTACGCGAGCGGCGACACCGGCGCACAGGACGATACGACGCCCCCTGCCAGGACGGACTGA
- a CDS encoding DMT family transporter: MTTPTPALARSVLLLLGALLLFVLLDSTAKHLAQTYPVPMLVWSRYSVHFLLMVIFLAPSMRLRLISTTRPTRQVARALCLLGTTFFGMAALSRMPLAETTAIVFAAPLIVTLLARPLLGEQIGVMRWVAVIVGFVGVLLIARPGSGLVAEGIALALGGAMSYALYQILTRQLTPTENPVTMLFYTALIGTVAMTLALPWIWGGPIPGLKDALLIASLGIYGGSGHFLLIRAFRDAPASVLSPILYVQLIWAMLIGWLFFGHIPDEIALLGILTIGSAGVMIAIDSRRGRASGRLKT, translated from the coding sequence ATGACAACTCCCACGCCCGCACTGGCCCGCAGTGTCCTGTTGCTGCTCGGCGCCCTGCTGCTCTTCGTGCTGCTCGACTCCACCGCCAAGCATCTCGCGCAGACCTATCCGGTGCCGATGCTGGTGTGGTCGCGCTACAGCGTACATTTCCTGCTGATGGTGATCTTTCTCGCGCCGTCGATGCGGCTGCGCCTGATCAGCACCACCCGCCCGACGCGACAGGTCGCCCGCGCACTTTGCCTGCTCGGCACCACCTTCTTCGGGATGGCCGCGCTGTCGCGCATGCCGCTGGCAGAGACCACCGCCATCGTCTTCGCCGCGCCGCTGATCGTCACCCTGCTCGCCCGCCCGCTGCTGGGTGAGCAGATCGGGGTCATGCGCTGGGTCGCGGTGATCGTCGGCTTCGTTGGTGTGCTGCTGATCGCACGACCGGGAAGTGGCCTGGTCGCGGAAGGCATCGCACTCGCACTCGGGGGCGCGATGTCGTACGCCCTGTACCAGATCCTCACCCGACAGCTCACACCGACCGAGAACCCGGTCACGATGCTGTTCTATACGGCACTGATCGGCACCGTGGCAATGACGCTCGCCCTGCCCTGGATCTGGGGCGGGCCAATCCCGGGCCTGAAAGACGCTTTGCTGATCGCTTCGCTCGGCATCTATGGCGGCAGCGGACACTTCCTCCTCATCCGGGCGTTTCGCGACGCCCCTGCCTCGGTACTGTCGCCAATACTGTATGTACAGCTGATCTGGGCGATGCTGATCGGCTGGCTGTTCTTCGGCCACATCCCCGATGAAATCGCCTTGCTGGGCATTCTCACCATTGGCTCGGCCGGCGTGATGATCGCCATCGACAGCCGCCGCGGACGCGCATCCGGCCGCCTCAAGACCTGA
- a CDS encoding sigma-70 family RNA polymerase sigma factor has product MVRAQTNTHPTSPADALADPVLLTELRRDMLRFAQLQLRDAALAEDAVQEAIEAALINAARHEGRAALKTWIFSILRNKIVDILRCGARTVSISSIGSDDISDDEKLDGLFRDNGHWQKQARPAQWNTPDEALDNKQFWAVFEACLDRLPENIARVFMMREMLGFETPEICAELEITSNNCHVILYRARVSLRGCLEGNWFNPGDCPSC; this is encoded by the coding sequence ATGGTGCGTGCCCAAACGAACACCCACCCCACATCGCCGGCAGACGCGCTCGCCGACCCGGTCCTGCTGACCGAGCTTCGGCGCGACATGCTGCGTTTTGCGCAGTTGCAACTGCGTGACGCCGCACTGGCCGAAGACGCCGTGCAGGAAGCGATCGAGGCCGCCTTGATCAACGCTGCCCGCCACGAAGGCCGCGCCGCACTGAAGACATGGATCTTCAGCATCCTGCGCAACAAGATCGTCGACATCCTGCGCTGTGGCGCGCGCACGGTGTCGATCTCATCGATCGGCAGCGACGACATCTCCGACGACGAAAAGCTCGACGGACTGTTCCGCGATAACGGCCACTGGCAGAAACAGGCCCGCCCGGCGCAATGGAACACGCCCGACGAGGCGCTCGACAACAAGCAGTTCTGGGCGGTTTTCGAAGCCTGCCTCGACCGCCTGCCAGAGAACATCGCCCGCGTGTTCATGATGCGCGAGATGCTGGGTTTCGAAACCCCGGAGATCTGCGCCGAACTCGAGATCACCTCCAACAACTGCCATGTCATCCTGTATCGCGCCCGCGTCAGCCTGCGGGGCTGCCTCGAGGGCAACTGGTTCAACCCCGGAGACTGTCCCTCATGCTGA
- a CDS encoding RibD family protein, with protein sequence MPLSLCADQAWQLILRTRQHDWQGQSRAVLAGDEYELEVTDNGGWQCSAEPSPEAREMLDLFLPLVSGSGSHVVGQLGQSLDGRIATVSGASQYINCSAALTHLHRLRAVVDAVLVGVGTVNADNPQLTVRHVDGPHPVRVVIDRHNRANADARLFHDDTATTLHLVGSRHCNAGPGSHSTRIAIDRPGDEAEGDIEPAAILAILARHGLHRVLIEGGGYTVSRFLHAGALDRLHLLVAPMLIGSGRPGVSLPAIDTLDDALRPRSRSFACGRDTLFDLALR encoded by the coding sequence ATGCCGCTTTCGCTCTGCGCCGATCAAGCCTGGCAACTGATTCTCCGCACCCGCCAGCACGACTGGCAGGGGCAGTCGCGCGCCGTGCTCGCCGGGGACGAATACGAACTCGAAGTCACGGACAACGGCGGCTGGCAGTGCAGCGCCGAGCCCAGTCCAGAGGCCAGGGAGATGCTCGACCTCTTTCTGCCGCTGGTTTCGGGGTCGGGCAGCCATGTCGTCGGTCAGCTCGGTCAGAGCCTGGACGGGCGCATCGCCACCGTCAGCGGCGCCTCGCAATACATCAACTGCAGCGCAGCCCTCACCCATCTTCATCGCTTGCGGGCCGTCGTGGATGCGGTGCTGGTCGGTGTCGGCACGGTCAATGCCGACAATCCGCAACTCACGGTGCGTCATGTCGATGGACCGCATCCGGTCAGGGTCGTCATCGACCGTCACAATCGCGCCAACGCCGATGCCCGCCTGTTTCATGACGACACTGCCACCACGCTGCATCTGGTGGGCTCGCGCCACTGCAATGCCGGCCCCGGTTCGCACAGCACCCGCATCGCCATCGACCGCCCCGGTGACGAAGCGGAGGGCGACATCGAGCCCGCAGCCATTCTTGCCATTCTCGCCCGCCACGGTTTGCACCGGGTCCTCATCGAAGGCGGCGGCTACACCGTATCGCGCTTTCTCCACGCTGGCGCACTCGACCGTCTGCATCTGCTGGTCGCACCAATGCTGATCGGTTCTGGCCGCCCCGGCGTCAGCCTGCCAGCGATCGACACCCTGGACGACGCGCTGCGCCCGCGCTCACGCAGCTTTGCCTGCGGCAGGGATACCCTGTTCGACCTCGCCTTGCGTTGA
- a CDS encoding DMT family transporter, with amino-acid sequence MKPRDLVELFLLAAIWGGSFLLMRVAAPAFGPFALIELRVGLAALVLIPVLAMQGGLRQLLSRWAVLLVVGLCASALPFVLYAWATLSVTAGFASIVNATTPMFTALVAWVWLKDKLSAPALLGMLVGVLGVVVLVWGKVSFKGGGSGWAVLACLGATLSYGVAGNMTKRYLSGVPPMVTATGSQLYASLILLPMAIYWWPQETPSASVWSAAVVLAVVCSGLAYVLFFRLMERLGPTRTVSVTFLIPLFGMLWGAAFLDETISLRMLTGCAVILLGTGLATGVLSRLRMPWQRMS; translated from the coding sequence ATGAAGCCACGCGACCTCGTCGAACTCTTTCTCCTTGCCGCAATTTGGGGCGGCTCATTCCTGCTGATGCGGGTTGCTGCGCCGGCCTTCGGGCCTTTCGCGCTCATCGAGCTGAGGGTGGGGCTGGCCGCGCTGGTGCTGATTCCGGTGCTGGCCATGCAAGGCGGTTTGCGCCAGTTGCTCTCGCGCTGGGCTGTGCTGCTGGTGGTTGGCCTGTGTGCGTCGGCTTTGCCATTTGTGCTGTACGCATGGGCAACGCTGTCGGTGACGGCCGGTTTCGCATCCATCGTGAACGCGACCACGCCCATGTTTACCGCGCTGGTGGCGTGGGTCTGGCTCAAGGACAAGCTAAGCGCGCCAGCGCTCCTTGGCATGCTGGTCGGCGTGCTCGGTGTGGTGGTTCTGGTCTGGGGCAAGGTTTCGTTCAAGGGCGGTGGCTCGGGCTGGGCGGTGCTTGCCTGCCTCGGGGCGACGCTGTCGTATGGGGTCGCGGGAAACATGACCAAGCGCTATCTCTCCGGCGTGCCGCCGATGGTGACGGCAACCGGCAGTCAGCTGTATGCCAGTCTGATTCTGTTGCCGATGGCGATCTACTGGTGGCCGCAAGAGACGCCATCGGCATCGGTGTGGAGCGCCGCCGTGGTACTTGCAGTGGTCTGCAGCGGGCTGGCCTACGTGCTGTTCTTTCGTCTGATGGAGCGGCTTGGCCCGACCCGTACCGTGAGCGTGACCTTCCTCATTCCGCTCTTCGGCATGCTGTGGGGTGCCGCATTTCTGGATGAGACGATTTCGCTGCGAATGCTGACCGGTTGTGCCGTGATTCTGCTGGGTACCGGGCTTGCGACCGGCGTGCTGAGCCGGCTGCGCATGCCCTGGCAGCGGATGAGCTGA
- a CDS encoding lysylphosphatidylglycerol synthase transmembrane domain-containing protein, which yields MSAARSSLAATSRRRRLFILLRAFISIAALGALLWWLEPASMLDALGPLAPGWVLAGLAISVPQVFVSAWRWRLTAHRLGLDLSLGRAFREYYLATFLNQVLPGGVGGDLSRAWRHASEAEDVRGAWHAVLIERVSGQVALIVVAVVALLSSPVLLRSVTTFPTAPKLQLAGVIAAFCAAVLWFSRRALTRLWRDLRHSMLARTVLPQQLLASFAVVASYIAVYFCSARAIGVPLPATSLLPLVPMVLLAMALPLSVAGWGLREGAAAGIWLLAGLAPAQGVAISIAYGALVFVSSLPGAVLLMLGGLGAGPRKGVASQGPQ from the coding sequence ATGAGCGCAGCCAGGTCGAGTCTCGCGGCCACAAGCCGGCGCAGACGGCTGTTCATCCTGTTGCGGGCCTTTATCAGCATTGCTGCGCTCGGCGCATTGTTATGGTGGCTCGAGCCCGCATCAATGCTGGATGCGCTTGGCCCGCTGGCGCCGGGATGGGTGCTGGCAGGGCTTGCAATCAGCGTGCCGCAGGTGTTTGTTTCAGCGTGGCGCTGGCGCCTGACTGCGCACCGGCTGGGACTCGATCTGAGCCTTGGGCGGGCGTTTCGCGAGTATTACCTCGCCACCTTTCTCAATCAGGTGCTGCCCGGCGGTGTCGGCGGTGACCTGAGTCGCGCCTGGCGTCATGCGTCTGAAGCCGAGGATGTGCGCGGGGCATGGCATGCGGTGCTGATCGAGCGGGTCTCCGGGCAGGTGGCGCTGATCGTGGTTGCCGTTGTGGCGCTGCTGTCGTCGCCGGTTCTGCTGCGCAGCGTGACCACGTTCCCGACTGCGCCGAAACTGCAGCTTGCGGGTGTGATCGCAGCCTTCTGTGCCGCAGTCCTGTGGTTTTCGCGGCGGGCGCTGACGCGCTTGTGGCGTGATCTGCGTCATTCGATGCTGGCGCGAACGGTGTTGCCGCAGCAGTTGCTGGCCTCGTTTGCGGTGGTGGCAAGCTATATCGCCGTCTATTTCTGCAGCGCGCGTGCAATCGGCGTGCCCCTGCCGGCCACAAGCTTGCTGCCGCTGGTGCCGATGGTCTTGCTGGCGATGGCACTGCCGCTGTCGGTGGCCGGCTGGGGGTTGCGCGAGGGCGCGGCGGCCGGCATCTGGCTGCTGGCGGGCCTGGCGCCCGCGCAGGGCGTGGCCATTTCGATCGCATACGGGGCCCTGGTATTCGTCTCCAGTCTGCCCGGTGCCGTATTGCTGATGCTCGGCGGACTTGGGGCCGGGCCGCGCAAGGGTGTTGCCAGCCAAGGGCCGCAGTAG
- a CDS encoding creatininase family protein: MQPAPRYLWQDLTPDEIRALAARDAVAVLPLAAIEQHGPHLPLSTDLDIGLALATAAFERLPHDLPACLLPAMNVGLSLEHRDYPGTLSLSPETALSALTELGDSVARAGFRRLVLFNSHGGNKAVVDLAALKLRAAHRMLVVRANYFRFAPPPQALPASEMRHGLHGGALETAMMLHIAPHKVRRDAIDRWTSCGEHMATSGHTLGPEGEAGFAWMAGDLNPAGVAGNARLATAELGERLVGQFADTLAQVVCDAHRFRLDQLATGAD; this comes from the coding sequence ATGCAGCCAGCACCCCGTTATTTATGGCAAGACCTCACCCCCGACGAGATCCGTGCGCTGGCCGCGCGGGACGCCGTGGCGGTGCTGCCGCTGGCCGCCATCGAGCAGCACGGACCCCACCTGCCGCTATCAACCGATCTCGACATCGGCCTGGCGCTGGCCACTGCCGCCTTCGAGCGCCTGCCGCACGACCTGCCCGCCTGCCTGCTGCCAGCGATGAACGTCGGCCTCAGTCTGGAGCACCGCGACTACCCCGGCACCCTGAGCCTGTCGCCGGAGACTGCGCTCTCAGCCCTGACCGAGTTGGGCGACAGTGTTGCCCGTGCCGGATTTCGCCGCCTGGTGCTGTTCAACAGCCACGGCGGAAACAAGGCAGTCGTCGATCTCGCCGCGCTCAAACTGCGCGCAGCGCATCGCATGCTGGTCGTACGCGCAAATTACTTCCGCTTCGCCCCACCGCCCCAGGCCCTGCCCGCCAGCGAGATGCGCCACGGTCTGCACGGGGGCGCCCTGGAAACCGCGATGATGCTGCATATCGCGCCGCACAAGGTGCGTCGGGACGCAATCGACCGCTGGACATCCTGCGGCGAACACATGGCTACATCCGGGCACACGCTCGGACCCGAGGGCGAAGCCGGTTTCGCGTGGATGGCGGGCGACCTCAATCCGGCGGGGGTCGCCGGGAACGCGCGCCTCGCCACAGCGGAACTCGGCGAGCGTCTGGTGGGTCAGTTTGCTGACACGCTGGCGCAGGTGGTCTGCGACGCACACCGCTTCAGGCTCGATCAGCTCGCGACAGGCGCCGATTGA
- the hflX gene encoding GTPase HflX codes for MQTVVKEKLRCAVVAAVQLPNVSDAEFEASLAELRELAKTLGFKVVHSFVQKRTGFDTTAYLGAGKRQEISVFVSNRLPADDSADADGDFIDAILVDHEISPSQARNLEKEVGCEVMDRTMVILEIFHRNARSRAARAQVEIARLGYMAPRLREAAKLAGPQGRQRSGSGGRGAGESHTELDRRKIRDRIAELQLEIVAMEAERKTQRARRQGRQGLAGVALVGYTNAGKSTLMRALTGSEVLVANKLFATLDTTVRTLYPDSTPRVLVSDTVGFIKNLPHGLVASFKSTLDEALDASLLLHVIDASDPGFERQLEVTDKVLAEIGAEDVPKLRVFNKIDHVGDEAAQAECEAALRAKYPSCVVMSARRPHEVASLRAQIVAFFQQGLIEAELFLPWSAQQLRGKIYANCELLGERADDNGAFLRIRGERDAVQHLSEQFAQAQ; via the coding sequence ATGCAAACTGTTGTTAAAGAGAAGCTCAGATGCGCCGTCGTGGCAGCGGTCCAGTTGCCGAACGTGAGCGATGCCGAGTTTGAGGCTTCGCTGGCCGAACTCCGCGAACTGGCAAAAACGCTGGGGTTCAAGGTGGTGCACAGCTTTGTGCAGAAGCGTACAGGCTTCGACACCACAGCCTATCTGGGCGCCGGAAAGCGTCAGGAAATCAGCGTCTTCGTCAGCAACAGGCTGCCCGCTGACGACAGCGCCGATGCCGATGGTGACTTCATCGATGCCATCCTGGTCGACCACGAGATCTCGCCGTCGCAGGCGCGCAACCTCGAAAAGGAAGTGGGCTGCGAAGTGATGGACCGCACCATGGTCATCCTTGAGATCTTCCATCGCAATGCGCGCTCGCGCGCGGCCCGCGCGCAGGTCGAGATCGCGCGCCTTGGCTACATGGCGCCGCGTCTTCGCGAAGCGGCCAAGCTGGCCGGCCCGCAGGGGCGCCAGCGCAGCGGCTCGGGCGGTCGTGGCGCGGGCGAGTCGCACACCGAACTGGACCGGCGCAAGATCCGTGACCGCATTGCCGAGCTGCAACTCGAGATCGTTGCCATGGAAGCCGAGCGCAAGACCCAGCGCGCGCGGCGCCAGGGTCGGCAGGGGCTCGCGGGCGTGGCGCTCGTCGGTTATACCAACGCCGGAAAATCCACGCTGATGCGCGCACTGACCGGCAGCGAGGTGCTGGTCGCGAACAAACTCTTTGCCACGCTGGACACCACGGTCCGCACGCTCTACCCGGACAGCACGCCCCGCGTACTCGTCAGCGACACGGTGGGGTTCATCAAGAACCTGCCGCACGGGCTTGTCGCGTCGTTCAAGTCCACGCTCGATGAAGCGCTCGACGCCTCACTGCTGCTGCACGTCATCGACGCCAGCGACCCCGGCTTCGAGCGCCAGCTCGAGGTCACCGACAAGGTTCTGGCCGAGATCGGCGCAGAGGACGTGCCTAAGCTGCGCGTATTCAACAAGATCGACCACGTCGGCGACGAAGCCGCGCAGGCCGAATGCGAAGCGGCGTTGCGGGCAAAGTACCCGTCATGTGTGGTGATGAGCGCGCGCCGCCCGCACGAGGTCGCCAGCCTGCGTGCGCAGATCGTCGCCTTTTTCCAGCAGGGCCTGATCGAGGCAGAGCTGTTCCTGCCGTGGTCGGCGCAGCAGCTGCGCGGAAAGATCTACGCAAACTGCGAACTGCTGGGCGAACGCGCCGACGACAACGGCGCCTTCCTGCGCATCCGCGGCGAGCGCGATGCCGTGCAGCACCTGAGCGAACAGTTCGCACAGGCGCAGTAG